In Hydra vulgaris chromosome 06, alternate assembly HydraT2T_AEP, a genomic segment contains:
- the LOC136081857 gene encoding uncharacterized protein LOC136081857 isoform X2 yields the protein MNYIVYLYCDSEVLELKNCDIIMSEKLKNWSMDDWRSRGQTLTEDDLQIKAMHKDGINAACILQVSVGIDTKLLIQKIQKLVVNKNFTPKNGLLRLIDRVGQTKRQSIPPLNHILTAESEVEIEFNTSKKQENSYKSTKRKEKRKSLSEEPSLPSWPLWEPPKLPNSNSNLLSVSASMDQVDDSPVTQTVSP from the exons atgaattatattgtatatttgtatTGTGACAGTGAAGTTCTGGAATTAAAAAACTGTGACATAATAATGTCAGAGAAACTAAAAAATTGGTCTATGGATGATTGGAGATCTCGTGGTCAAACATTAACGGAAGATGACCTTCAAATAAAGGCAATGCATAAGGATGGTATAAATGCGGCATGCATATTACag gtttcAGTTGGAATCGATACGAAATTGcttattcaaaaaattcaaaaacttgtagtaaacaaaaattttactcCTAAAAACGGACTCCTTAGACTTATTGATCGTGTGGGTCAAACCAAAAGGCAGAGCATTCCACCATTGAAT CATATTCTCACTGCAGAATCAGAAGTAGAAATTGAATTTAATACATCAAAAAAACAAGAGAACTCCTATAAATCTACAAAACggaaagagaaaagaaaaagcCTTTCTGAAGAACCGTCTTTACCATCATGGCCGTTGTGGGAGCCACCAAAGCTCCCCAATTCCAATTCA AACCTTCTGTCTGTCTCTGCCTCAATGGATCAAGTAGATGACTCGCCAGTTACACAGACAGTGTCTCCATAA